The Sulfuricystis thermophila genome segment GCCCTCGACGGCAAGACGCAGACCATGTTCGCCAACCCCGAGGATCGTGCCGGAAAAATTGCGTTGCAACGGCCCCGCGGCTCCCGCCGCGCCAGCGGCTGCGACGCGCAGCTTGACCTGGACTTCCTGACCAACGAAACGCGCGAAATCCGCCGGTTTCTTCAGCAGCCGGTCGAGTCCCGGCGAGGACACCTCGAGCCGGTCGTAATCGACATTTTCGACTTCGAACAGCCGGGTCAGATGATTGCTCACCAAGGCGCAGTCATCGACCGTCACGCCGCTCATCGGGCTGCCGGGACTACCTGCCGGACGATCGATGAAGACACGCAACAGGCGCGCGCGCGGGCTCGTCTCGAAATCCACGAGCTCGTACCCCAGTCCCACCACCGCCTGTTCGACCAAACCTGCCAAATCCGCCATGCTTTCCCA includes the following:
- the rimP gene encoding ribosome maturation factor RimP, with protein sequence MADLAGLVEQAVVGLGYELVDFETSPRARLLRVFIDRPAGSPGSPMSGVTVDDCALVSNHLTRLFEVENVDYDRLEVSSPGLDRLLKKPADFARFVGQEVQVKLRVAAAGAAGAAGPLQRNFSGTILGVGEHGLRLAVEGGEREFAFDNIEKARLVPKF